From the Nodularia sphaerocarpa UHCC 0038 genome, the window TAATCCTTCATCGCTTCTGCCTTCTAATCTTAGCTGTATGGAAAAGTCTTCAATTAGTTCCATGTGAAATTCTATAATTTGAGGCACAGGAATATTAGCACAAAATACTGCATTGATAAATTCATCTATTTTTTCTTTCAGAGTTTTATCTGTAGTAAAGTAATTTATAAGAATCTGGCGATAATCTGATTTGAGTTGTTCTAATAATACCTGTTGTTCAACTTGAGTCATTTGCTAAAAGAACTGCTGTGGTTTTTGTGTCTGGCATGGAAACACATAAAGTATTTATTAATGAAATTTTTATTAAGATATTGTTGCCACTACTGGAGTTGGTAGTAAATTTTAGCAGTGGTAGTAGAGATTAGAGGCGAGAAGCACGATTGCTCGGTGGTGTACTACCACGAAGCTGCACATCTGCTGGCGAAATCTGAGTTTGGTGGCTAGTTTAGCGGGATGATCTCCATTTTTGGCAACATCGGGCGAAAAAATCAATAAGAGTAGTCACATCTGTATATTTGTTATATATCTTAGTTAATCACCCTTGTCAGTTAAAGTTGCAAGTGCCTTGGGGAAAACGCTTGATGTCAACATTTAGGTTATATCTGGTTGTTGAATCACCAGATGCAGTTTAATCAGTGCGTTGTTGATCAAGGGTCTGTTGTCAATGAAGATACCTTAGTTAATTGATGATTCACGTATGCATATTTCTTTAGGCATAGATCCTGGGATTTGATTGGTTGCTAAGATACTTAAACTAATTTAAAGTATCGTTTCATTCTAAATCATTATAATTCCTCAAGGTTCTAAAGCGAATCTTTGACCCCATAATTGTTTTAGTTGTCACTATCGCAGAGGATTTGCAACACCATCTGGGAACTGACAAGGATATGCTCCTAAAATTCCCAGTGATAAAGGTAACGAATCAATTTCATAAGTCGTGTCTCTTAAGAACCTCGCCGTGAGCGTAGTCGAACGGCAAACTCATTGTTTCAATGGCGTTGCAGCTGTAACAAGAATCGCTTAAATGACTCTTCTGAAAGAATATTGCTTTGCTGCTCAAACACTATTTGCCGTAGTGCTGATGGTGAAGCGGCAAGTTTCCACAAAGAAGAATGACCCCCAAAAGGTTCCTTATGTCAATGCTACAGTACCCGCTTTATGATTTTCTAGCAACCGTACCCAACTGCGTAGAAACAAGTACCCTGGCTATCGTGCTGGAGATTTTTGAGCAGGAGCAGTGCGATCGCTTGGTAGTAGTAAATCAGCAACAATACCCCCTAGGATTGGTGCAATCTACCCGGTTAACTCAAAAATTATTAGCAGCAGGGGCTGATCACCAAGTTTTAAACTTGCATCAGCCGTTGTTAACCTGGGATAAATCCATGATGGAGCCAATCCAGACGTTACCCGCGACTTATTGTGTGGAGCAATTTGAGCTACTTTTACGTTACCAACAGACCCAAAATCACAATCATCTCGATTGGGCGCTGATTGATGGAGAGGGCAAATTTGTCGGGCTGTTGAATAGCGCACGACTGTTAAGAGCATTGGCTCAAGAAAAATTGGCAATCAATACCACCACCACCCAATACTCACCTACTGCTCAGAAAACTGTTCAGAATATTTCCCCTGACTACCCTCACAGATCCAGCAGCACAACCAAAACTCACAAGCGTGGTGACAAGTCAGGATTGGCGCGACAAAAAAGAATAAATCAACGTCAACCAATACATAAACCACTGGTGCAGCTATTAGAATTACTGCCTTGGCCGTTAATGTTGCAAACTCGAACAGGTGAAGTAATAGCCAAAAATCCGGCTTGGTGGGAACAATTGGGGGCGTTGAAAGATCCAGAAGGTATCCGCAAACAAGTTGAAACAATACTAGCGCCAGCCCAGATTAAAACGGCTACAGAATACGCTAGCCCGCAAGTGACGAGATTTCATAGTTATGAGCGGGGGAATGAGCATGGCGGCGAGGGACATCCTTTTTCTGTGAGGAATGAACCCCCGCCGGTTGGGCAATTTTCTTCACCACCATCAGATAACCTGCATGAGCATCTACTCAATCACTGCTTTTTGGATAGCGAAAAGGGTACTTGTACCTGTGTTGTGGAAGTGCAGAATGGTCAGGAGCGAATTTGGCAGTTTGCTAAAATTCTCTTAGATAATCCGAAATCAGAACTTCTATTTCAGGGAATGTTTCCCGGAAAATTTACGAATGAGGAAACGGCGGCGACTCTGAAAGCGGAACGGGGTAATGATTTATGGTTAATTTTAGCTAGTGATGTGACTGAACAGCAGCAGATATATAAGGAACTAGCGGCAAAAAATGCGGATCTAATTCAATTAAATCGCTTAAAGGATGAGTTTTTGGCTTGTATTAGTCATGAACTAAAAACCCCCCTGACTGCTGTTTTGGGACTATCGCGGTTGCTGGTAGATCAGCAGTTGGGTGAACTCAATGAGCGCCAAGCCCGTTATGCGGGACTGATTCATCAAAGTGGACGACATTTGATGAGTGTGGTGAATGACATTTTAGATTTGACGCGGATGGAAACGGGACAGATGGATTTAGCTCTGGTACCGGTGAATATTCGTGCAGTGTGCGATCGCGCCGTTACCGAAGCCAAGGCTATCCACACTCAAACAACCAAAGCTAATACTACCCCCACCCCAACGGCAAATCTCCTTTCAGAATTTGCGATCGCCATTGAACCAGGCTTAGAGCAGATAGTAGCCGATGAATTGCGCTTGCGTCAAATGTTAGTACACCTACTTTCCAACGCCTTTAAATTCACGGAAAACTCTGGGGAAATTGGTTTGCGAGTCAGTCGCTGGGAGGGCTGGGTAGCCTTTACAATTTGGGATACAGGTATTGGTATTCCTGAACATCAGCAACATTTAATCTTCCAAAAATTCCAACAATTGGAAAATCCCCTCACCCGCCAATTTGAAGGTACTGGACTGGGTTTGGTTTTAACCAGGGCTTTGGCTCGTCTCCACGGAGGTGATGTCAGCTTCTTATCTCGTGAAGGCAAAGGTAGCCAATTTACCTTACTATTACCACCTAGTCCGCCCACAGCAACCAGTCCTGAGATCGGAATCATCGAAAACGGCCAAATCCAAATTCCTGAAATCCCAGAAAAAGCCTCTTCAGCACGTCAACGCTTTGCCACAACTGCCCAACATCAAGCCACTAGCTCACAACGCTTAGTCCTAGTAGTAGAAGCTGTAGCCCGATATATTGAAGATTTGACGGATCAGCTCAAAGGGTTAGGTTATCGCGTCGTTATCGCTCGCTCAGGTACAGAAGCAGTGGAAAAAGCCCGCCGATTGCAACCCAAAGCTATCTTTCTCAATCCTTTATTACCTTTACTTTCGGGTTGGGATGTGCTGACTTTGTTAAAATCTGATCCTGCAACCAGACACATTCGGGTGATGGTGACAGCGACGGGAGCGGAAAAGGAACAAGCTTATGCTAATCGCGCTGATGGTTTTTTGAATTTACCAGTCCAGCATCAGGCTTTGGTACCACTTTTAGAAACTTTAGTTCCTCAACCAGCAATTGGACAGTCAGGGTTAGACTTTGGTAAAATCGCGCCCAAGACAACGCCATTAAGAATTCTGCGGTTGGTAGAACATAATTTAGAATCAATTCACCCCCAACCTTCTCTGCGAGAACATCGGGTGATTGAGGTGGATGACTTAGATCAGGCGGAACTCTTGGCGCGGGTTTGGGAGTTCGATGTGATTTTACTAGATGCTCCAGTTTCTCTGGCGCAAA encodes:
- a CDS encoding ATP-binding protein codes for the protein MSMLQYPLYDFLATVPNCVETSTLAIVLEIFEQEQCDRLVVVNQQQYPLGLVQSTRLTQKLLAAGADHQVLNLHQPLLTWDKSMMEPIQTLPATYCVEQFELLLRYQQTQNHNHLDWALIDGEGKFVGLLNSARLLRALAQEKLAINTTTTQYSPTAQKTVQNISPDYPHRSSSTTKTHKRGDKSGLARQKRINQRQPIHKPLVQLLELLPWPLMLQTRTGEVIAKNPAWWEQLGALKDPEGIRKQVETILAPAQIKTATEYASPQVTRFHSYERGNEHGGEGHPFSVRNEPPPVGQFSSPPSDNLHEHLLNHCFLDSEKGTCTCVVEVQNGQERIWQFAKILLDNPKSELLFQGMFPGKFTNEETAATLKAERGNDLWLILASDVTEQQQIYKELAAKNADLIQLNRLKDEFLACISHELKTPLTAVLGLSRLLVDQQLGELNERQARYAGLIHQSGRHLMSVVNDILDLTRMETGQMDLALVPVNIRAVCDRAVTEAKAIHTQTTKANTTPTPTANLLSEFAIAIEPGLEQIVADELRLRQMLVHLLSNAFKFTENSGEIGLRVSRWEGWVAFTIWDTGIGIPEHQQHLIFQKFQQLENPLTRQFEGTGLGLVLTRALARLHGGDVSFLSREGKGSQFTLLLPPSPPTATSPEIGIIENGQIQIPEIPEKASSARQRFATTAQHQATSSQRLVLVVEAVARYIEDLTDQLKGLGYRVVIARSGTEAVEKARRLQPKAIFLNPLLPLLSGWDVLTLLKSDPATRHIRVMVTATGAEKEQAYANRADGFLNLPVQHQALVPLLETLVPQPAIGQSGLDFGKIAPKTTPLRILRLVEHNLESIHPQPSLREHRVIEVDDLDQAELLARVWEFDVILLDAPVSLAQTYLQQLVQYPILADIPLVTCDVETTLAASQIPGLSVFPFLTPFCGEKDNCSDRTDPLLSVLQIASGIYCPPSILVVDLTMLDDLPQIRRKQVTDPETVTKSLLNNDSTQRGSEWFQALIQYLQTAGLKAAMGRCWAEVLQQIRHQSVDLLLICLGDSSVHEQVLKELKALADLPFELPPILVIDQQLNQTGTPSLSEGSPGFGNQSIQSELDTAENVMNELAQVVVRIASRSRSFSVKKEDTANQILPRSISMEDLLTQINQTLGLTGNRDD
- a CDS encoding circadian clock protein KaiA, whose amino-acid sequence is MTQVEQQVLLEQLKSDYRQILINYFTTDKTLKEKIDEFINAVFCANIPVPQIIEFHMELIEDFSIQLRLEGRSDEGLLDYRLALIDILAHLCEHYRCSVSK